In one window of Desulfobacterales bacterium DNA:
- the rpmI gene encoding 50S ribosomal protein L35 — translation MPKIKTNRAAAKRFKKTGTGKFLFSKSYGSHILTKKTTKRKRSLRKNKLSDKTNLKQLRRLLPNG, via the coding sequence ATGCCTAAAATCAAAACGAATCGTGCTGCCGCAAAGCGGTTTAAAAAAACGGGAACAGGAAAATTTCTTTTCTCAAAATCTTATGGCAGCCATATCTTGACCAAAAAGACAACCAAGCGCAAAAGATCGTTGCGCAAAAACAAATTGAGTGACAAAACCAATTTAAAGCAGTTGCGACGGTTGCTGCCAAACGGTTAG
- the infC gene encoding translation initiation factor IF-3, producing MARIDKSSKDRVNTNKGIRAKEIRVIDPDGNQLGVIPTQEALKAAMEFGLDLVEVSPNAKPPVCKIMDYGKYKYELTKKQQEAKKKQSTFQLKEIKIRPKTGDHDLQVKMGHIRKFLEKKDKVRVTVIFRGREITLSDRGRELLSQVAETVSDISAVEQFPKFEGRTMIMVLAPK from the coding sequence ATAGCTAGAATAGACAAGTCCAGTAAAGACAGGGTGAACACAAACAAGGGAATTAGAGCGAAAGAGATTCGGGTGATTGACCCGGATGGCAATCAACTCGGCGTCATCCCGACCCAGGAAGCCTTAAAGGCCGCCATGGAATTCGGGCTCGACCTTGTGGAAGTATCTCCCAATGCAAAGCCGCCCGTCTGCAAAATTATGGATTACGGGAAATACAAGTACGAACTGACAAAAAAACAACAGGAAGCAAAAAAGAAACAAAGCACCTTCCAGTTAAAAGAAATAAAAATTCGTCCCAAAACCGGCGATCATGATCTCCAGGTTAAAATGGGTCATATCAGAAAATTTCTGGAGAAAAAAGACAAGGTCAGGGTGACGGTTATATTCAGGGGACGGGAAATCACGCTGTCTGATCGCGGCAGGGAGTTGCTCAGCCAAGTGGCTGAAACCGTTTCCGATATTTCGGCGGTCGAACAATTTCCAAAATTTGAGGGCCGTACCATGATAATGGTTCTGGCGCCGAAATAA